The window tttctgaaaagaGACGTCGCTGTTGAGTTTTTGAAATGTGCCAGATTCAGATGTGCCGtctagtttcattatattcaAGGGAAGGCAGATTTAATCATCCAttgttatacattttatttctcttttattgccatttgttttattgctgtgcttttgtgtttgttgcaaAACACTGTTTTCGTTAAGTGCAATAcaaataaatcttttatttttcttattatcaCAGTGTAATCAAATCTAATTCAGAGcagatttgctgtttttctctgttttttctcactttaaagctgcaataatcTTTATCCTAACAATGGATCCACTGTATGTGTAATCTGAAAAGAGACTCACATATAATTATCATCAGACTCTGAGGAGCATCTTAGTGTCTTTTAACTTCACAttccacaactttactgtttttggcTGGCTGCTCTCATCAGTGTTGTTCCCAgatgcagcaggcagctgtttttaacaaacaaaaagtctgATGAGCCCTCTGTACGCTTCCTACTCAGCACCAACAGGCCAGAAAAttgttagcaactagctggtgaacacagtagAGCATTTAGTAGCTAACAAGCCGATATTTCCCTCAAGAGgcggtggagaccaaaaacagagcaaaaacaaaagagtgaTTGTTTAACTCGCATTTATGGGGTGCCTCTGtgttaatgtttatgttttttccatGTCCTCCTGTAAATAGTCAACTAATGGCTTAAATGTtcacaataacaacattttaaagtaataacaTGGCATTTCCGTTTCTTCATTCTGTTGCTCTTTGCcagaaatgtctgaaaatttagttaatgcaggtttaaattGATGTTTTGGACAGTTCACCTTGTTCACCCGTGCTTGTGATGtcaatttttactttttctagACAGTTTATAGACtaaattgtcagaaaaatgaaaaatttaaaagCAATCATCATCAATAGCTAAATTAATCATTAGTTGAAGCCTTGATTACAACATCCTCCTGATACTGATCAATGCTGAACACTTTCTGCTCATATTTACCTGTGTTATAGAACAAACTTGCAATGAAGGTGCAGTTCCTGAAGatggtgtgtgtggaggtgatgTCCTCAAAGTAGCACTCCTCAAACACGGAGTCTTCAAACACCATCGACTTCATCTTCAGGTTGAGGAACCTGATGAGCAGGTCACAGGTTCAATGTTGTGTTCTTGCGCTTTATCGATTTAGcagcattcaaaatgtaaatctgATTGTACCGATGACCAAACCAGGAAGAATAACTGCAGCTCACGAAACACTTACTTGTCATTGAAGTAGTGTCCTTGGCGATGCACTTGGTTTTCCAGGGTGAAGTTAAAAGTGACGTGCTCCGCTCGCTCCTTAGTGAAGATCTTTGTGCGTGACTCATACTCCTGCTTCTGGATGTACTTGATCATGTCTGGGAACCACACTGTCAGACCGTAGTAGCTGCAGAGTTTTTAGAGGCAGAGCAGATGAAATAAGCCAAAAAAGGTGAACATGATTGACCATGGAGCAGAGGTTTTTTGGGTCTTACGTTTACCTGAAAGACATGGTGAACCAAACAGCCATGAGCATGAAAGTCGTCCGTTTATATTCTGGGTTGAAGGTGGCAAGGATGTTGTTCTTTATCTGCAAGATGTGAGAAAGAACAACTTTAATTCAAGATTTTACATGTTTATACTTTGCACATGCTCTTATTCTAATCGGATAATTTAGGAGATATTTAGGAGGTAAAACTTGAACACAACACGACTGCAGCCAGGATCGTTCTCCAAAAGATTCCCCCCTTCCAAAGATCTTTGCATGAACCATTCTCGCCTTCCACTTGACAGCTTcagattcaaattcaaattcaactTTAAGGATGGAGACTTTTCAGCATGCATTAAGCTGGTGGTGCAGCGGCAGATTCGGGAGAAAACGGAGGGTGTAGGCGTGGAGCAGAACGTAGGCAGAATGCAAATTAAAATCTGGTTTAAGTTTCTGCCTGGAGCAGTGGTGCTGCAGCAATATGCAACACGAAGACAAGTTTACACACAAGAGAGTcaaactgatataaaacaatattaccagaacaaatacacaatattcagtttattagTTTGTTTCGCAAAAGACGTGGACATGAATGAAAAAACTGTAATACTTTGTTGATTTTCAGTTTGAATAACGCATAAAGTCAGATGTAGGTCAAGAAGtcataataattaataaagaaaagttGGCGTTTTAAAACCTCTTAGCTACTCTTGTACTCGCTACCACCCACGCCTCCATCCACGCTGTTTGCTTCAGCCGCTGCCAGCTCCGCTGAGGCCTTTTAAAGGCATGCCCCGAGCTGTGAAAGGTCTCGGCCTCATATTCTGCTGCATCAAGTgtaaaactgcatttttaaaggGAGCAACAATCTCAGATATGATCTCAGTGGGGCTTTATTCCATGCTTTCAAAGCTTGGTTACAGTTTGGGTTCAGAGTTGCCGTCACATAACAAATCTCCTAGATGGTAATTGACATACACCGTAtgtgaattacatttttaaccattCCTCTCGACTTCACTCACCTGTTGGGAGAGGCTCATTATCTTCAGCCTGTAGCGCTGCCAGACTGGAGTGTCGGTGCCGGTGTCCACCAACTCATCCATCTGTTTCACCGTCTTAATTGTGGTGACCTTGGATGAAAGAGACGTAAGTCCTTCAGAGGGATGCCTTCAGCCGGATGTCAGGGAATATTTTTAACTACTACATTTGGCATTTCTGGAAATGTTCTCCACTGGCAACAAAGCAGAACAGCTTCTAAATGTTGGGAGATTAGATGCACTTCAGAGACTatagaagcagacaggctggtacagcgaTGCAGCAACAAACACACCCTTTTTACAAAGAAGTAAACAACTTAATGCATTGCAtctaatgctgaatttacatgaaggcatgaataattttgaatttGTGGTAGCAAAGAGTCGCAAAGTTCGTTAAGTTAAGGAAATCAGGCAGTACGTAATCCattctgagtgtgtttgtggcttCTCCACCTCCGAATCTAAAATGGTGCTCAATGTGTCTTGAGGACATTCACACCAGTACTTAGAGCTGTgcacttgtgatcagatcacattgcagctaacgctacaaACAGCCCATGATATTTGTTGCTTGTAAATCCCAATCTCTTTTTCCCCCTGTTTACCCATCATCTCACTGATGTCCACGATGTAAGAAAATCATAAAATGCCCAAAACCCTCATTTAAAACACCACATGAGCTAGCTAAAGTTATGAAGACTGTATTTTTGCATGCTTatgtctttagttttttttctttctggagTCTAATATAAGTCTCACTAATAGCCTATCATCTtgttgctgtctttttaaatatgattcGCTCTCTCTGCCTTTAGTTCATTCATGCTCCTGTTTGTGcgccccctccacctccccatcaCCGCCCACTCTTCACAGATTCACCAAGGCCGGAAGATTCATCAGCTtcaaacaccaccaccaccaccaccaccaccaatgTCTGGACTCCATGCGGAGATTTTTCTTGCAGCTGCTGAGGACACAAAAATCTCCCTGGAGAGTCCAAGCACCAAAGATATTCTGATAAGACTCTGCTGTAATAAAAGTTATCTTTCTTAAACTTCATTCGcttgtctctcctgattgaaattgGGATTGCCTGCTGTGAATGTTCGCTGACTGTAGGCTAATGGAAGTATTAGTTGTGACTTTATATAACAGTGTTTCCTCAGAGATACTCACAGAAAACACCTTCTCTGGGTATCCCTTTGCTCGCATGTTAGTGTCATGAACTTGCTTCAGAATCATCCAGCCTTCATCGTGTTTGCCATTCTGTTTGGAAAAAAGCAAATATCATAGTGTGTAAAaccttcctgtgttttttttgtctccatccccattcattcaaacagccagaagaagaaatgatCTTTACTTACACACATTTAACACGTCGGGTATTATGTTAGTAAAAATATGACTCACAAAAACTCTCAAGTCAACAAGAACATCTGCTAACCTCTAAGTAGAAGCGTGGGCTCTCCGGCATGGCGCTGAGGGCAGAGATGGCTGCGACACAAGGAAACGcgcacaccaacacaaacacacgccaGCTGTGGAACTGATACGCTGAGCCCATCTGGAAACTCCATCCTgagaagacaaaacaacacaaaggcATGAGCTCGCAGCTCACACTATTCAATTTCACAAGTCAAATAAGGTCAGATAAGGTCAGACAATCAATCTTTACAAGGCACAGTCTGGAACatgtttaatttgaaatgaACCATGTTCTTATTTTTACTCCCTCCAGGGGGGTCAGAGGTCGGCTGCAGTGCAGTGACTCTGGGAAAACACCTGCtagcaaaagaaaaactcacCCTGCAGCCAAAGCTGAACCTTAAAATAGAACctatttatgctaagctaagctaagctaactggctatgGCCTTATATTTAATGCATTATGGGGGTGGTATCGATAAAAATAAGTCGAGTCCCCAAAAGGTTGAACTATAGCTTTTAGAAATAAGGAATATAAGCTAGCTTGAACAGTGCAGTGGTAGCTAACCATAAACCTCATAAATTCAGGGACAGGTAACTGTACTCACCATAATGTGGGATAATAGCCCAGGCCATGGCAGATGCGTATATGCCCCCAATCATCCAGAACATgcagagccagctgaggtgCTCGCCACGCTTCTCTTGGGCCAGAAATTCAGAATAGTAGGAAAACACGATGGGAATCGAGCCACCAATCCTGCAAAGATCAGACACCGACTGAGCCCAGAGTAGAACTGTTTAAGATCAAGAGATGCATGCAGAGCTCAGACTGACAGCATTTGGTACTAAGAAATAagaggaatgtttttttttgtctatgaCAGACGTGGTATCATTCCGTGAATGAGAGCAAACTTCTTCAAACTCCTGAATGTAAACTACAGCGATTAGTTACAAGCAGAGGCACCACAGCTTGAACCCTACAACCTTTAATTTACTGCACTGGTAATTTTGTTTGCTCACTAAAGCTTTAATATTATTTGCTCTCATTACTTCATCACCATGGTGCAAAACTAACTCACAGAAGCTCTGTGGGAAACTGATTGATTTTTCAGCAAATGGATTTAAGCATctcaaggaaaaaaacatgtattgaacaatatttttcaatttACCCGACGCCTGACAAGAGCCGGCAAAACAGAAAGGTGCTGTATCCCTGGacgaaggaggagaagaaggagaagacactattgatggagagagagatgagaagagaCTGCCGACGGCCTATCCGGTCAGCCAGAGCCCCCCAGAGGAAAGCCCCGACCATCATCCCAAAATATACAATCAGACCTGCGGACATGGAGAGAGCAAAGGGAACTGAACTGTTACATATGTGAATACAAAATGTCACTGGTtgttaaatcaaattatttgGTAAATAGTTTTGAGAAAATTTCCACTACAGTCTGAGATTACAGTCTGGTCTCTCAAGACAGGCagacaacagtttttatttcatttgtttttatttttctcacagtcaacaaatcccatggaAACACTAAAACCAACAATAATTTTGTCCGACTCTCAGCCTCAAGCCATTTCTCCACTGAAGACAGGTGGGCACTGAAGTTTTTAGGAAACGTTACTCAAACAGAAGTAAAAGTATATTTGtcggggactattttcagctgtggattaacACAAATTTGGTGCTCTACTGACTATTTCTGGCAGCAGAACTGCACATGTTTATGGTAATGAAGGAGCATTTTATCCAGCGTAATGTGGCTCACTGAAGTGTTTGTAATATTCGTTTGGACACCAATGAGGCTTCGTGGCTGAGAGAAGTAAGTTACATAAGGCTTGGATACACGGCCAATACTTTCTCATGGGATCAATTCTTTGTTGGTTTTGGAGATTTGTTGATGATACACAGGCGTATCCTTTGATGGAGCAGaaagcaattctggagaaagatagttgattgttgaattTCATTCTCAGGTTGTCAAATGCTGACACTTTAGGTCGGCAGGTCAGGCTGCCACCAAACCAAAGCGTCAGGATTTGACGACTTGGAAATGagattcaacaatcaactataCCACAAATAGACACTGTGACGCAGCCAACACAAGAACCTGTAGCCTACGACAGAAGGAGGAGCCCCAGTCGCCTGTAAAAGCTTACCTAGCATGCTCTTGTTAGGTTCAGACAGGCACATATCCTTCTCAGCGCTGGGCAGGACAAACCCAACCACGAAGATCTCCACACCATCCGCCATGAGAGCCAGCCCCAGCACAAAGTACAAGGTCCACTGGAACTTCCCGTGACCACATTCTTGTAAAATGGTCTCGTACTGTTGAGCCAGCTCTTCCTGGTCCTTCCTCCTCTCGGCCTCGGACACTCCGACATCTCTGAACTGCTGAGCGCCGGCCCTCACCGAGCCCGGGCCTCCAGCCAGGCTGCCTTTGCCTGAATCAGCTCTGGGTATCCCCTGGTACTCGCCTTCGTAGATTTCATCATCCTCATCGTGACCCTCTGTGGAGTCACTGTGGCCGCCCTCGTCATCGTTAGCTGCCTGGCTGTCTCCGCGGTAGTAGCCGTCCTGGCTTCCCTGCATGGGgtagtcatcatcatcatcctcttcaaAACGGCTGTAGGAGCGCTTGCTGTACTCATCGGTCACCCGATCCACTGAACGGCCAACCTTCTTAGATGCTTGCCGCTTGACTTCTTTGGCAATGTCTTTGGCGCCTTTTATAAATGCAGTCCGGTTTTGGTAACCCTCCTCCATTTTAAAGAGGTTCAGGAGACGCTAAAGTGGTCAGAGGTTTAGCAGAGAGGCCACCTGAACGTGCTGGGGCTTCACTTTGTTCAGGATACAGCTCACAGATTTGAAGAGTTGACTCTTGGTTCACCTGACCAATGAGACTCCTCGTATCTCTGGGGAGAtaaatggaaatataaataaGTCAACCTCATGTATTTTTCGTAATTATTCGAGCATGTAATGGTAGGTTTCCGGAAAGGTGCTTTGTTATCAAGAGAGGCATTTGAAAGAGCTTCAGAAACATCTGTGCACATTCCTGGTGACCCATTAAAATAGATGGATTATTGAGCGGGGCTGGGCCTATACCCAGGAGGCCCCCGTCTGAAGTGACTGTTGAAATGAAGGCACATTTCTTGTTGGACTGtcaatcaaacaacaacaaagagacatGAAACAACCACAAATAGGTGCAGAACGACAAGGAAACATAAAATTaccacaaagagaagcagaattctcaaaaaaatacacaactttATTACAGAGACACATGAAGACACACAGAATTACTACAATGGGATGCAAATGACAtgcaaaatgattaaaaatgtgatgcagaATGACCAGACACAAAATGTCTGCAAAGAGACACACgatgactacaaagagatgcaaaacaaccacaaaatgaCTTGAGATTACCACAAAATGACTACAGAGAGATACAAAATGGCTGTTACCTGAAATTAAGCCACATTTCTTGTTAGAAagtcaataaaacaacaacaaagagacacaacaacCGCAAAGGGGTgcagaatgaatgaaaaaggaACACTACACGACTGCAAATAGACACAAAATCATTACACATAGATGCTAAATGACAGTCAAGAGACACGAAATGACTAAAGAGAGGTGCGAAGTGACTCCAAAGACGTACAAACAACTCCAAAGATagacaaaatgaccacaaagagacaacaAAGTGACTATGAAGAGACTCCGAACTACAACGAAATgtaaaatgactacaaagagacacaaaatgacaacaaggagtcacaaaatgactacaaagagacacagagtgactacaaagagacaccaCATAACTACAAAGTTATGGAATGTCTTGATATACATATGATGGTATAAATTTATAATACATTCATCCAGGAAACCAAACCATTTAACCATCCTTTAATGGCGTGTTTCCTGACTACACTTGTTGCATTTCGATATCCGCCCAGCACGTCTTCACTGCTGAGTCACAGATGGGCCTGGGCAGTAATTACAGGGCGAGGCATGAGGCCTTGAATAGTGAGAGTGATTTTTAATGGATGTGTCTTGGTGCGGAAATGCCCTAAATGCATCAGTTCAAGTTCACGGAGAAGAGCTACAGTACGTGACCATGACTCAAACGTAATGTGACGGAGATAATGCTCAACAGGATCAGACACCAGTTTGGAATAGAGGAGCATCACTGTGAAGCCTTCACTGCTTATGTCGTCATCCAAATAACATCCCACATATTAACGTGTAAAACTTCAGTATTtgtgtctcacacacaaaatCCTGCTctaaaatgtgagtttttttaaTAGATTAAGTGATTAAATGTCAGGTTTGACAATAATACATTATTATACATGATGAGTATACTTTGAAGTTTAATCAAATAAAGCCGTAAATGCTCCTTAAttgaaaaacagaacagttGCTGATTTAGAGGAGCTGTGTGCTAAAACAAATGAGGCTTGAAATTGGGAAAAAGAAGCCAGAAAATGGATGACCATTCACCTGTCTGCTGCAGTATCACATctcagtttgaaaaaaaaaaacaacatttataagTCACTGACTCGTGTAGATCACTGACGATACTCACATCCATATGCTATTGTAATAGAACACTGTGTGCCTCGGGTCGCCGCGCGATAAAACAACATGTCACTTTGATTTTGTGGTGCAGTGAAACAACAGACACAGAATGAGGGACATCACTGCGGCGCTCAGTTTGACCCCTGTTTAAAAAACGAGGTCTGACAGGTAATAACGGGCTGACGGCGCTTTAAATGTCCGCCAGGTATACGGTACATAAAGGGCCCGACTAAGAAATACTGAGGGAGGTCAGGGGTCTTTTCTGTAAATTCTGTCTACATACATGTAGCTCGAACTGCTAGTTCAAAGATTTCTTCACATTGCCTCCATAATATTTTTATctatattaatatttttggaCTAAAACCAGTCAGATCTAAATATATTTTGGCTAAATATttgccagagtaaatgttggcaatatatttttctgcaacccacagatatgttgaaaatGTATATGTCTTTATGCAGCAACTTTACCTTTCTTTTCTTTcggttttctattttatgttgtgacaatgctgtgtttaagctctggttaggtttaggcaccaaaaccacttggttagggtaaggaaaagattgtgttttggctttaaataccagtgttttttggtttttttgaaCATGTAATGTGGACACATTTTGTAGTGACGTCATACTGATAAGTAGGtctatgacacatacaaatgtgattcgctggtttgcagaaacattaactgccaacaatTTATCCAAGCGACTGGGCTGCACAAAGTGCAAATACAGTGACAAAACTGCTCTTTAGGTTGTTAAAATATTAgaattagaataaaaaaaatatgagaacAAGCTTCTCAGTGATGCCTGCAGCTTTGagtatcaaataaaaaataatggtAGATACATATGTTTAAAAAGACATAGTAATGGTTTTATGCACAGCATGTGAATCCTGATCAATGCACAGTACAAACAGCGTCTCCAGTCATCAGGCCGCAGATCCCTCACTGTCAGCATGATGAGCAGATTTTCTGGCACCGATCAAAGGACCCATGCAGGCCTGGTCAGCCAGGCTAAACTGTAGGACACTAACCTAATAATATCTTGGATTCAAGCACTCACAGGCCTGTAATCACTAACCCttaaaaacatacaataatTTGGGcaaatggagagaaaacaacaagacGACTCAAGAAAACAAGAGCTGTTTTAAAGCCCCTGCACACACATGGTTTACCTGAACAGGTGTTTTCCATGTGTCATGGCTTAATGGGACACTTATAATAgagttaatgttattagtaacacctgtgctttctcTTAATGTCTGTTGTAGGAAAAAAGGCCTCGCTTGTTGCATCTGCACCTGCTTGGACAGCTTTCATCTTTGAggctcttattttttttaaaagatgctattttcaccctttttttAGGCAAATTCTTCACTGTGGCCACTAACTTAAAAGTGTTAGCACACACAATGTGGAAAGCAAAGCTCCATGTCTGTAGGCCTATTTATTTAAGATCTTTTTTACATAGATAAATGACTACAAGGAGACACAAAATAATATCaaggagacacaaaatgactacaaagagacacaaaacgaccaCAAAGTAACTACAAATAGACACTAAATGACTATAGAGAGACAATATGACTACAAAGAGtcacaaaataattacaaatagacacaaaatgactatGAAGAGACACAAATTACTACAAAGACTAGCagaatgactacaaagagacacaaatgactacaaagagtAACAAAATggccacacagagacacaaaatgactacagagtcaaaaaaataattacaaatacacacaaaatgaatacaaagTGACACAA is drawn from Pagrus major chromosome 3, Pma_NU_1.0 and contains these coding sequences:
- the LOC140993807 gene encoding synaptic vesicle glycoprotein 2A-like, with protein sequence MEEGYQNRTAFIKGAKDIAKEVKRQASKKVGRSVDRVTDEYSKRSYSRFEEDDDDDYPMQGSQDGYYRGDSQAANDDEGGHSDSTEGHDEDDEIYEGEYQGIPRADSGKGSLAGGPGSVRAGAQQFRDVGVSEAERRKDQEELAQQYETILQECGHGKFQWTLYFVLGLALMADGVEIFVVGFVLPSAEKDMCLSEPNKSMLGLIVYFGMMVGAFLWGALADRIGRRQSLLISLSINSVFSFFSSFVQGYSTFLFCRLLSGVGIGGSIPIVFSYYSEFLAQEKRGEHLSWLCMFWMIGGIYASAMAWAIIPHYGWSFQMGSAYQFHSWRVFVLVCAFPCVAAISALSAMPESPRFYLENGKHDEGWMILKQVHDTNMRAKGYPEKVFSVTTIKTVKQMDELVDTGTDTPVWQRYRLKIMSLSQQIKNNILATFNPEYKRTTFMLMAVWFTMSFSYYGLTVWFPDMIKYIQKQEYESRTKIFTKERAEHVTFNFTLENQVHRQGHYFNDKFLNLKMKSMVFEDSVFEECYFEDITSTHTIFRNCTFIASLFYNTDLFKYRFVDCKLVNSTFLHNKEGCMLDFSDDFNNAYMIYFVNFLGTLAVLPGNIVSALLMDKIGRLRMLAGSSVISCVSCFFLMFGNSESGMIALLCLFGGISIASWNALDVITVELYPSDKRCTAFGFLNALCKLAAVLGISIFQSFVGITKAVPIIFAAGALAAGSFLATKLPETRGQVLQ